A section of the Acidobacterium capsulatum ATCC 51196 genome encodes:
- the dnaG gene encoding DNA primase, giving the protein MSDFAQNVKQQADIVRIIGEYVRLKKAGAQNFSGLCPFHSEKTPSFSVHAGRQFFHCFGCGQSGDVFTFVQKIENVSFPEAVRTVAQKCGIALPKREFHSPEEAAEHRQRAKLIDLHEAAAQWFEEQLRSGEGAAARAYLAQRGLDEKGIARFRIGYAPDSFHALRERLQGMADLDTLRQSGLFSWKEQEDGQPGPIYSRFRKRITFPIANEGGRIIAFTARALESGEKAGPKYMNSPETPLYSKGHVLFNLDKARQAIREADFAVLVEGQMDCISAYLAGITNVLATSGTAFTEMQARLLARYSKRVIVNFDPDTAGANAAEKSIGLLTEEGFEVKIVTLDGGLDPDRFIRENGVRAYMDALRTARRYQEYLIERARVQFPPRSPEAKVKALNFLLPHIRRVPNAIARNEFATDAAQSLGIDSSLMREELKQAVAKRRDFVASAQAYPLTRAEQILLMAFAAAPGSEARHTAEAALARHSEDFARIREDVQQMVHLLRAREAGIDPLAAMQEPQQKQMLASLFVSVHDAEPASAEVEAAMLTVRRLALEQQQRELRGSILEAERTGRMEDALQLTRHAQEITRRLRELD; this is encoded by the coding sequence ATGAGCGACTTCGCCCAGAACGTCAAGCAGCAGGCCGATATCGTCCGCATCATCGGCGAGTACGTGCGCCTCAAAAAGGCCGGCGCGCAAAACTTCAGCGGCCTCTGCCCGTTTCATTCCGAGAAGACGCCGTCCTTCTCTGTGCATGCCGGGCGTCAGTTCTTTCACTGCTTTGGCTGCGGGCAGTCGGGCGACGTCTTCACCTTTGTGCAGAAGATTGAGAACGTCAGCTTTCCCGAGGCCGTGCGCACGGTCGCGCAAAAGTGCGGCATCGCGCTGCCCAAGCGCGAGTTCCACTCGCCAGAAGAGGCAGCCGAGCATCGCCAGCGCGCCAAACTCATTGACCTGCACGAGGCGGCGGCGCAGTGGTTTGAGGAGCAGTTGCGCTCGGGCGAGGGCGCGGCGGCCCGCGCCTACCTGGCCCAGCGCGGCCTCGATGAAAAGGGCATCGCGCGCTTCCGCATCGGCTACGCGCCCGACTCCTTTCACGCACTGCGCGAGCGGCTGCAGGGCATGGCCGACCTCGACACGCTGCGCCAGTCGGGCCTCTTCAGTTGGAAGGAGCAGGAGGATGGCCAGCCCGGGCCCATCTACTCGCGCTTTCGCAAGCGCATCACCTTTCCCATTGCCAACGAAGGCGGGCGCATCATCGCCTTCACGGCGCGCGCGCTCGAGTCCGGCGAAAAGGCCGGGCCCAAGTACATGAACTCGCCCGAGACGCCGCTCTACTCCAAGGGCCACGTGCTGTTTAACCTCGACAAGGCGCGGCAGGCGATTCGCGAGGCTGACTTTGCGGTGCTCGTCGAGGGGCAGATGGACTGCATCTCGGCCTATCTGGCCGGCATCACCAACGTGCTGGCCACCAGCGGCACGGCCTTTACCGAGATGCAGGCGCGGCTGCTCGCGCGCTACAGCAAGCGCGTCATCGTCAACTTTGACCCCGACACGGCCGGGGCCAATGCCGCGGAGAAATCCATTGGCCTGCTTACCGAAGAGGGCTTTGAGGTCAAGATTGTCACGCTCGACGGCGGCCTTGATCCTGACCGCTTCATTCGCGAGAACGGCGTGCGCGCCTACATGGACGCGCTACGCACGGCGCGCCGCTACCAGGAATACCTGATCGAGCGCGCCCGCGTGCAGTTTCCGCCGCGCTCGCCCGAGGCCAAGGTGAAGGCGCTGAACTTTCTGCTGCCGCACATTCGCCGCGTGCCCAACGCCATCGCGCGCAACGAGTTTGCGACTGACGCCGCGCAGTCGCTGGGAATTGACTCCTCGCTGATGCGCGAGGAGCTCAAGCAGGCCGTGGCCAAGCGCCGCGACTTTGTGGCCAGCGCGCAGGCCTATCCGCTGACGCGCGCCGAGCAGATTCTGCTCATGGCCTTTGCCGCCGCGCCCGGCAGCGAGGCCCGCCACACCGCCGAGGCCGCGCTCGCCCGCCACAGCGAAGACTTTGCCCGCATTCGCGAAGACGTGCAGCAGATGGTCCACCTGCTGCGCGCGCGCGAGGCCGGCATCGATCCTCTGGCCGCCATGCAGGAGCCGCAGCAGAAGCAGATGCTGGCCAGCCTTTTTGTCTCGGTACACGATGCCGAGCCCGCCTCCGCAGAGGTGGAGGCCGCCATGCTGACCGTTCGCCGCCTCGCGCTCGAGCAGCAGCAGCGCGAGCTGCGCGGCTCGATCCTCGAAGCCGAGCGCACCGGCCGCATGGAAGACGCCCTGCAGCTCACCCGCCACGCGCAGGAGATCACCCGCCGCCTTCGCGAGCTGGACTGA
- a CDS encoding acyl-CoA carboxylase subunit beta — protein sequence MNKHEHAVAELERRNRLAEEGGGAERRERQHKEGKLSARERIELLLDEGTFEETDKLVEHRCTDFGMGEKRIPGDGFVTGYGRIDGRVVFVFAQDFTVFGGSLSESNAAKIVKLMDMAMRVGAPVIGLNDSGGARIQEGVVSLAGYADIFLRNTLASGVVPQISAILGPCAGGAVYSPAITDFTLMVDKTSYMFVTGPDVIKTVTHEEVTKEKLGGATTHNEVSGVAHFMAHDDRECLAMVRELFSFIPSNNLDDPPRRPCSDPIDRADRDLDTLVPSESTQPYDIKDVIHRLVDDGYFFEVQEHYAPNIVVGFARLNGRSIGIVANQPAVLAGVLDINASVKGARFVRFCDAFNIPLLTLEDVPGFLPGVDQEYGGIIRHGAKLLYAFAEATVPKMTVITRKAYGGAYCVMSSKHLRTDINLAWPTAEIAVMGPEGAVNVVYGREFEKVLKETAEREGGSLSEERKAEVLAAIRSEKVEEFREQFANPYVAAERGYVDAVIPPRETRRRLIAALEMLDGKREKNPARKHGNIPL from the coding sequence ATGAACAAGCATGAACACGCGGTGGCCGAACTGGAGCGCCGCAATCGTCTGGCAGAAGAGGGCGGCGGAGCCGAACGCCGCGAGCGGCAGCACAAAGAGGGCAAGCTTTCGGCCCGGGAACGCATCGAGCTGCTGCTGGATGAAGGCACCTTTGAAGAGACAGACAAGCTGGTGGAGCACCGCTGCACCGACTTCGGCATGGGAGAGAAGCGCATCCCCGGCGATGGCTTCGTCACCGGCTATGGCCGCATCGATGGCCGCGTGGTCTTCGTTTTTGCGCAGGACTTCACCGTCTTCGGCGGCTCGCTCTCTGAGTCGAACGCCGCCAAGATCGTCAAGCTGATGGACATGGCCATGCGCGTAGGCGCGCCGGTGATCGGCCTCAATGACTCAGGCGGCGCGCGCATTCAGGAAGGCGTGGTCTCGCTGGCCGGGTATGCCGATATCTTTCTGCGCAACACGCTGGCCAGCGGCGTGGTGCCGCAAATCTCGGCCATTCTGGGCCCCTGTGCGGGTGGCGCGGTGTATTCGCCCGCCATCACTGACTTCACGCTGATGGTCGACAAGACCAGCTACATGTTTGTGACCGGGCCAGACGTCATCAAAACGGTCACGCACGAAGAGGTCACCAAAGAGAAGCTGGGCGGCGCCACCACGCACAACGAGGTCTCGGGCGTCGCGCACTTCATGGCGCATGATGACCGCGAGTGCCTGGCCATGGTGCGCGAGCTGTTCAGCTTTATCCCGTCGAACAATCTCGATGACCCGCCGCGCCGCCCGTGCAGCGATCCCATTGACCGCGCCGACCGCGATCTCGACACGCTGGTGCCGTCGGAATCGACGCAGCCCTACGACATCAAAGACGTGATCCACCGGCTGGTGGATGACGGCTACTTCTTTGAGGTGCAGGAGCATTATGCGCCGAACATCGTGGTGGGCTTTGCGCGCTTGAATGGGCGCTCCATCGGCATTGTGGCCAACCAGCCGGCGGTGCTGGCCGGCGTGCTTGACATCAATGCCAGCGTCAAGGGCGCGCGCTTCGTACGCTTCTGCGATGCCTTCAACATTCCGCTGCTCACGCTTGAAGATGTGCCGGGCTTTTTGCCCGGCGTCGATCAGGAGTACGGCGGCATCATTCGCCACGGCGCAAAGCTGCTCTATGCCTTTGCCGAGGCGACGGTGCCCAAGATGACCGTCATCACGCGCAAGGCTTATGGCGGCGCGTACTGCGTCATGAGCTCGAAGCACCTTCGCACCGACATCAACCTGGCGTGGCCCACGGCGGAGATTGCCGTCATGGGCCCCGAAGGCGCAGTGAACGTGGTCTATGGCCGCGAGTTTGAAAAGGTGCTTAAAGAGACCGCGGAGCGCGAGGGCGGCTCGCTGAGCGAAGAGCGCAAGGCCGAGGTGCTGGCCGCGATTCGTTCGGAGAAGGTCGAGGAGTTTCGCGAGCAGTTTGCCAATCCTTATGTCGCTGCCGAGCGCGGCTATGTGGATGCCGTGATTCCTCCGCGCGAGACACGGCGGCGGCTGATTGCGGCGCTCGAAATGCTCGACGGCAAGCGCGAGAAAAATCCGGCCAGGAAGCACGGCAATATTCCTTTGTAA
- a CDS encoding ATP-binding protein encodes MAAATTPVCPLCDGMGMRVIAQPDGRTAAEPCECRQTLRLARLFERARIPRRYEHCNLESYAVTPSMDPTLRQAHLMAQRFVDGYPVTTEGRGLLLTGHIGVGKTHLAVGMLMALIREKSVQGLFCDYRELLKEIQHSYNAQSNTTELQILRPVFEAEVLVLDELGAAKPTEWAWDTVALILNTRYNDKRTTIITTNYADLPPGGTASRGAREETLGDRIGERMRSRLSEMCVAIEMRGSDFRQGVGRARFS; translated from the coding sequence ATGGCTGCCGCAACCACTCCGGTCTGTCCGCTCTGCGATGGCATGGGCATGCGCGTCATTGCGCAGCCCGATGGCCGCACCGCCGCCGAGCCCTGTGAGTGCCGGCAGACGCTGCGCCTCGCGCGGCTTTTTGAACGCGCGCGCATTCCGCGCCGCTATGAGCACTGCAACCTTGAGAGCTACGCCGTCACCCCCAGCATGGACCCCACCTTGCGCCAGGCGCACCTGATGGCCCAGCGCTTTGTAGACGGCTACCCGGTCACCACCGAGGGCCGCGGCCTGCTGCTGACCGGCCACATCGGCGTGGGCAAAACGCATCTGGCCGTGGGCATGCTGATGGCGCTCATTCGCGAAAAAAGCGTGCAGGGGCTCTTCTGCGATTACCGCGAGCTGCTCAAGGAGATTCAGCACTCCTACAACGCGCAGTCGAACACCACGGAGCTGCAGATTCTGCGCCCGGTCTTTGAGGCCGAGGTGCTGGTGCTCGACGAGCTGGGCGCGGCCAAGCCCACCGAATGGGCCTGGGATACGGTGGCGCTGATTCTCAACACGCGTTACAACGACAAACGCACCACCATCATCACCACCAACTATGCCGATCTGCCGCCCGGCGGCACGGCCAGCCGAGGCGCGCGCGAAGAGACGCTGGGCGACCGCATCGGCGAGCGCATGCGCTCACGGCTCTCAGAGATGTGCGTGGCCATCGAGATGCGCGGCAGCGACTTCCGCCAGGGCGTCGGCCGCGCACGCTTCAGCTAA
- the asnB gene encoding asparagine synthase (glutamine-hydrolyzing) — MCGIAGLISFSTAEDVVGLSSRPDTLSQALASRGPDAHNRWISPGRHAALDHRRLSIIDLHSRADQPMISDDGRYAIVFNGEIYNYAELRSELTGRGVRFHTTGDTEVLLQMFAQYGPAMLPRLRGMYAFAIWDEPEQRAFLARDPLGIKPLYYARSRERLYFASQVRALLTVPGLDLSEQPAGHVGFFLWGSVPEPYTLYRGIHCLPAGHWMTVDRSGETTVRKFASPVEEFGQYRLEEMPGSDAECKSRLHAALAGSVRAHQTADVPCAIFLSAGIDSSVITALSAEQGLPATTLTLGFDMLRGSENDEVPLAQIIARHYDTPNHPQYIGQPFFLEHRDRILEQMDQPTIDGVNTYLVSWLARQFGFKVALSGIGGDEVFGGYPSFQQIPQTVHALAPLAHAPFLGRGWRILTAGVMRRFTSAKYAGLFEYGGTWGGAYLLRRGLYMPWELPAFLDADLVRAGWEQLHSIPAMNALVHLVDRLPFAESGQADFLRISALEMTYYMRSQLLRDADWAGMAHSVEIRVPFVDMFLLRQLAPLRASRFFPRKPAYAECLSRPLPASILHRPKTGFHVPVREWMQQETERGLRPWSRFVYRAKFASAGSD; from the coding sequence ATGTGTGGGATTGCCGGACTTATTTCCTTTTCTACTGCCGAAGATGTTGTCGGCCTGTCGTCACGACCCGACACGCTTTCACAAGCATTGGCCTCTCGAGGCCCGGATGCTCACAACCGTTGGATTTCTCCCGGACGGCATGCCGCACTCGATCACCGGCGGCTCTCGATCATTGATCTTCACTCCCGCGCAGATCAGCCAATGATTTCAGACGATGGCCGCTACGCCATCGTTTTTAACGGAGAGATTTATAACTACGCAGAATTGCGCAGCGAGTTGACAGGCCGTGGCGTGCGCTTTCACACCACAGGCGACACCGAAGTGCTGTTGCAGATGTTTGCCCAGTATGGTCCGGCCATGTTGCCGAGGCTGCGCGGCATGTACGCGTTCGCCATCTGGGACGAGCCGGAGCAACGGGCGTTTCTTGCGCGCGACCCTCTCGGCATCAAGCCTCTTTACTATGCGAGGAGCCGCGAGCGGCTGTACTTTGCATCGCAGGTGAGGGCCCTGCTCACAGTGCCGGGCCTTGACCTCAGCGAACAACCTGCCGGGCATGTCGGCTTCTTTCTATGGGGATCGGTGCCGGAACCTTACACGCTCTATCGCGGCATTCATTGCCTGCCGGCCGGCCACTGGATGACCGTAGACAGAAGCGGTGAAACGACCGTAAGAAAGTTTGCCTCTCCCGTGGAGGAGTTTGGCCAATATCGACTGGAAGAAATGCCCGGTAGCGATGCGGAATGTAAATCGCGCCTGCACGCGGCATTGGCCGGGAGTGTGCGCGCGCATCAAACGGCCGATGTTCCGTGCGCTATCTTTCTCTCCGCGGGAATTGATTCCTCGGTCATAACGGCTTTGAGCGCGGAGCAGGGTCTGCCGGCCACCACGCTGACTCTGGGTTTTGACATGCTTCGTGGCTCTGAGAACGATGAGGTTCCACTCGCCCAGATCATCGCAAGGCATTACGACACGCCCAACCACCCGCAATACATCGGGCAGCCATTTTTTCTGGAGCATCGCGACCGCATCCTTGAGCAGATGGATCAGCCGACCATCGATGGAGTCAACACCTACCTGGTGAGTTGGCTGGCTCGGCAATTCGGGTTTAAGGTCGCGCTCAGCGGAATTGGCGGCGATGAGGTCTTTGGCGGCTATCCCAGTTTTCAGCAGATTCCTCAAACCGTGCATGCCCTGGCGCCTCTGGCCCATGCTCCGTTTCTAGGGCGCGGCTGGCGCATCCTCACGGCTGGCGTCATGCGCCGCTTTACCTCTGCAAAATACGCAGGCTTGTTTGAATATGGCGGCACATGGGGAGGAGCCTATCTGCTGCGCCGCGGCCTTTACATGCCCTGGGAGCTGCCCGCGTTTCTTGATGCGGATCTGGTGCGCGCCGGGTGGGAGCAGTTGCACTCCATTCCCGCCATGAATGCGCTCGTTCATCTCGTGGACAGACTGCCCTTCGCCGAAAGCGGCCAAGCTGACTTTCTGCGCATCTCCGCGCTGGAGATGACCTATTACATGCGCAGCCAACTACTGCGGGATGCCGACTGGGCTGGAATGGCGCATTCCGTGGAGATACGCGTGCCCTTTGTGGATATGTTTCTGCTTCGCCAACTGGCGCCGCTGCGCGCGAGCCGATTTTTTCCGCGCAAGCCCGCCTATGCCGAATGCCTCAGCAGGCCGCTGCCCGCCAGCATTCTCCATCGGCCGAAGACGGGCTTCCATGTGCCGGTGCGCGAGTGGATGCAACAGGAGACCGAACGCGGATTGAGGCCATGGTCCCGCTTTGTGTATCGCGCCAAATTTGCTTCGGCCGGCAGTGACTAA
- a CDS encoding S53 family peptidase — MSPIASRRSALPLSERPAPENARALAAVEPDRTMTVSVLVRRKKPLVLADLEGKKLTHREFERRYGASEKDFATIAKFAAGHGLAVDHHASSLARRTVVLRGTARQMQQAFGVTLHDYEDSETQQRYHSFTGAITVPAAHARIIESVLGLDARPIAKPHFRVRKRSAAATGAVSFNPPQVASLYSFPTGVDGSGETIGILELGGGYETSDIQQYFSGLGIQPPTVVAVSVDGAVNAPGNPNGADGEVALDIQVAGSIAPGAKLAVYFAPNTEQGFVDAITTAVHDTANKPSVLSISWGGPESSWPQAAAQSLNNACESAAALGVTITVASGDNGSTDGVQDGQNHVDFPASSPYVLACGGTYLAAVNNGVPQESVWDDLASGGGATGGGVSALFPLPAWQTGANVPGGSMRGVPDVAGDASPESGYNVLVDGQPQVVGGTSAVAPLWAALIALVNQQKGEAAGFVNAALYQNPSAFHDITQGSNGAYAAAPGWDPCTGLGSPMGTAIAKILA; from the coding sequence ATGTCCCCCATCGCATCCCGCCGTTCGGCCTTGCCGTTGAGTGAGCGCCCCGCGCCTGAAAATGCCCGCGCCCTTGCGGCCGTGGAGCCGGACCGGACCATGACCGTCTCGGTGCTGGTGCGCCGCAAAAAGCCGCTGGTGCTGGCCGATCTCGAAGGCAAAAAACTCACCCACCGAGAGTTTGAGCGCCGCTACGGGGCCAGCGAAAAAGACTTTGCCACAATCGCGAAGTTTGCCGCCGGGCACGGCCTGGCGGTGGACCATCACGCCTCGAGCCTGGCCCGCCGCACCGTCGTGCTGCGCGGCACAGCCCGGCAGATGCAGCAGGCCTTTGGCGTGACGCTGCACGACTATGAGGACTCAGAGACGCAGCAGCGCTACCACTCCTTCACCGGGGCCATCACCGTGCCGGCCGCGCATGCGCGCATCATTGAGTCGGTGCTGGGGCTCGACGCGCGGCCCATTGCGAAGCCTCACTTTCGGGTGCGCAAACGATCCGCAGCCGCCACCGGAGCAGTGAGCTTTAATCCGCCGCAGGTTGCGAGCCTTTACAGCTTTCCCACGGGCGTTGACGGCTCCGGCGAAACCATCGGCATTCTGGAGCTGGGCGGCGGCTATGAGACCAGCGACATTCAGCAGTACTTCAGCGGCCTCGGCATCCAGCCGCCCACCGTGGTCGCGGTCTCTGTCGATGGAGCGGTGAACGCTCCCGGCAATCCGAACGGGGCCGATGGCGAAGTGGCACTCGACATTCAGGTGGCCGGCTCGATTGCTCCCGGTGCGAAGCTGGCCGTCTACTTTGCGCCAAACACGGAGCAGGGCTTTGTGGATGCCATCACCACCGCCGTGCATGACACGGCCAACAAGCCTTCGGTGCTCTCCATCAGTTGGGGAGGGCCGGAGTCTTCATGGCCGCAGGCCGCCGCGCAATCGCTCAACAACGCCTGCGAGTCGGCTGCGGCACTCGGCGTCACCATCACGGTGGCCTCCGGCGATAACGGCTCGACCGACGGCGTGCAGGATGGCCAGAACCACGTGGATTTTCCGGCCTCCAGCCCCTACGTGCTGGCCTGCGGCGGCACCTATCTGGCGGCGGTGAATAACGGCGTTCCGCAGGAGTCGGTGTGGGACGATCTCGCAAGCGGCGGCGGCGCAACGGGCGGCGGAGTGAGTGCGCTTTTCCCCCTGCCCGCCTGGCAGACGGGCGCGAATGTGCCCGGCGGCAGCATGCGCGGCGTGCCCGATGTGGCCGGCGATGCCTCGCCCGAGTCCGGCTATAACGTGCTCGTGGACGGCCAGCCGCAGGTCGTGGGCGGCACCAGCGCGGTGGCTCCGCTGTGGGCCGCGCTGATTGCGCTCGTGAATCAGCAGAAGGGCGAGGCGGCCGGCTTTGTGAATGCGGCGCTTTACCAGAATCCATCGGCATTTCATGACATCACGCAGGGCAGCAACGGGGCCTATGCCGCGGCTCCCGGATGGGACCCATGCACCGGCCTGGGTTCGCCCATGGGGACGGCGATTGCGAAAATCCTGGCTTAG
- a CDS encoding Y-family DNA polymerase, protein MPLPPLQSGASPTATAAAEPRLQWLFLDLNSYFASVEQQLRPELRNRPIAVVPVKAETTCAIAASYEAKAYGVRTGTQVAEARRLCPGIVFVEARHEAYVDYHKRIVEAVEQCVPVAAVCSIDEMACRLLGREQPLRHALDLAREVKGSIRRRVGETLRCSVGLAPNRYLSKVASDMDKPDGLVALTPDILDTALRRLVPRDLPGVGARMEKRLHEAGIHTMDELLALDRDGMRRAWGSVNGEKLWHWLRGEDFHDAELEHNKSISQSHVLPPELRSVEGAYAVAHKLLHKAAMRLRTARLWTTHVSLTLKFAVPKSEAHRKHYSGIPQLGWAQGTTVIECQDNQTLVEALRKLWELRPTGPAHQKPFFVGVWLGNLVPDHLHTLSLFSSLETEARRTSLTTTIDRVNLKYGLDTLAPASMLLAKAAAPTRIAFTNIPDLF, encoded by the coding sequence ATGCCGCTCCCACCCCTCCAATCCGGCGCTTCTCCCACGGCCACGGCCGCCGCCGAGCCGCGCCTGCAGTGGCTCTTTCTCGATCTCAACTCCTACTTCGCCTCGGTGGAGCAGCAATTGCGCCCGGAGCTGCGCAACCGGCCCATCGCCGTGGTGCCGGTGAAGGCTGAAACCACCTGTGCCATCGCCGCCAGTTATGAGGCCAAGGCCTACGGTGTGCGCACCGGCACACAGGTGGCCGAGGCGCGGCGGCTCTGCCCCGGCATTGTGTTTGTCGAGGCCCGCCATGAGGCTTATGTGGACTACCACAAGCGCATCGTCGAAGCCGTGGAACAGTGCGTGCCTGTGGCCGCCGTCTGCAGCATCGATGAGATGGCCTGCCGTCTGCTCGGCCGCGAACAGCCGCTGCGCCACGCGCTCGATCTCGCGCGCGAAGTGAAGGGCTCCATTCGCCGCCGCGTGGGCGAGACACTGCGCTGCTCGGTGGGGCTGGCACCGAACCGGTATCTCTCCAAGGTCGCCTCGGATATGGACAAGCCCGATGGCCTGGTGGCGCTGACCCCGGACATTCTCGACACCGCGCTGCGCCGCCTGGTACCGCGCGATCTGCCCGGCGTGGGCGCGCGCATGGAGAAGCGCCTGCACGAGGCCGGCATTCACACCATGGACGAGCTGCTGGCCCTGGACCGCGACGGCATGCGCCGCGCCTGGGGCAGCGTGAACGGCGAAAAGCTCTGGCACTGGCTGCGCGGCGAAGACTTCCATGACGCCGAGCTGGAGCACAACAAGTCCATCAGCCAGAGCCATGTGCTGCCGCCCGAGCTGCGCAGCGTGGAAGGCGCGTATGCCGTCGCGCACAAGCTGCTGCACAAGGCCGCCATGCGCCTGCGCACCGCCCGGCTCTGGACGACACACGTCTCGCTCACCCTGAAATTTGCCGTGCCCAAAAGCGAGGCGCACCGGAAGCATTACTCCGGCATTCCTCAGCTTGGCTGGGCGCAGGGCACCACGGTGATCGAGTGCCAGGATAACCAGACGCTCGTAGAGGCGCTGCGCAAACTGTGGGAGCTGCGCCCCACGGGACCGGCGCATCAGAAGCCCTTCTTTGTGGGCGTGTGGCTCGGCAACCTGGTGCCGGACCATCTGCACACGCTGAGCCTCTTCTCTTCGCTCGAAACCGAGGCGCGCCGCACCAGCCTGACCACCACCATCGACCGTGTGAATCTCAAATATGGTCTGGATACACTGGCCCCGGCGAGCATGCTGCTGGCCAAGGCGGCCGCGCCCACGCGCATTGCGTTCACCAATATTCCTGACCTGTTTTAG
- a CDS encoding CsbD family protein, with amino-acid sequence MNKDQVSGKIDQVTGKVKETAGEAVDNQRLANEGRADQVKGNVKEAWGNTKEAARNITDANRKVS; translated from the coding sequence ATGAACAAAGATCAAGTCAGCGGCAAAATCGATCAGGTGACCGGCAAAGTGAAAGAGACCGCCGGAGAAGCCGTGGATAACCAACGCCTCGCCAACGAAGGCCGCGCCGATCAGGTGAAGGGCAACGTCAAGGAAGCCTGGGGCAACACCAAGGAAGCCGCGCGCAACATCACGGACGCCAACCGCAAGGTCTCCTGA
- a CDS encoding type II toxin-antitoxin system RelE/ParE family toxin — MNVSGAPGQKRIEVIFFRTQAGGEPVREWLKSLQPVEDRKQIGIDIKTVEFGWPIGMPVCRSLGNGLYEVRSNLTGNRIARVLFYVDAENRMVLLHAFIKKSQKTPPAEIELARKNQSLHEASLRLRNKDSQ, encoded by the coding sequence ATGAATGTTTCCGGCGCTCCCGGGCAAAAGCGCATTGAGGTTATCTTTTTCCGGACTCAGGCCGGAGGCGAACCTGTGCGGGAATGGCTGAAGAGTCTGCAGCCGGTGGAAGACCGCAAGCAGATCGGCATCGACATCAAGACGGTGGAGTTTGGCTGGCCCATCGGAATGCCCGTTTGCCGGTCTCTGGGCAACGGACTTTATGAAGTACGCTCGAATTTAACCGGAAACCGCATCGCCCGCGTTCTGTTCTATGTGGACGCGGAGAACCGGATGGTACTGCTGCACGCCTTTATCAAGAAATCGCAAAAGACACCGCCAGCCGAAATTGAACTGGCGCGCAAAAATCAATCGCTTCATGAAGCCTCCCTTCGGCTTCGCAACAAGGATTCCCAATGA
- the gluQRS gene encoding tRNA glutamyl-Q(34) synthetase GluQRS has product MSYRGRIAPSPTGYLHVGHARTFYTAFERCRARGGTLVLRDEDLDPERSREEYSRAAIQDLHWLGIRWDEGPDVGGPHAPYAQSERRELYLAAWERLYAAGLIYPCTCSRRDLLRAAQAPHEGEGGGDEGPMYPGTCRPPRTLRSRPGMEEERRYRSPAGANWRFQVPDGEAIPFTDGYFGPQRLVAGQDFGDFLVWRRDDVPAYQLAVVVDDHEMEITEVVRGRDLLVSTARQILLYRALGYPEPEWYHCPLVLDREGRRLAKRHDALAVRTLRQQGVTPAEVLGR; this is encoded by the coding sequence GTGTCCTACCGCGGCCGCATTGCGCCATCGCCCACCGGCTACCTGCACGTAGGCCACGCGCGCACCTTTTACACCGCCTTTGAGCGCTGCCGTGCGCGCGGCGGTACGCTGGTGCTGCGCGATGAAGATCTCGACCCCGAGCGCTCGCGCGAAGAGTACAGCCGCGCCGCCATTCAGGATTTGCACTGGCTCGGCATTCGCTGGGACGAGGGCCCCGACGTCGGCGGCCCGCACGCACCCTACGCGCAGAGCGAGCGCCGCGAGCTTTACCTGGCGGCGTGGGAGCGTCTCTACGCCGCCGGGCTCATTTACCCCTGCACCTGCAGCCGCCGCGACCTGCTGCGCGCCGCGCAGGCTCCGCACGAGGGCGAAGGCGGCGGCGATGAGGGGCCCATGTATCCGGGAACCTGCCGCCCGCCGCGCACGCTGCGCTCGCGGCCCGGCATGGAGGAGGAACGCCGCTATCGCAGCCCCGCCGGAGCAAACTGGCGCTTTCAGGTGCCCGATGGCGAGGCCATCCCCTTCACCGACGGCTACTTTGGCCCGCAGCGGCTGGTGGCCGGGCAGGATTTTGGCGACTTTCTGGTGTGGCGGCGCGACGATGTACCGGCCTACCAGCTTGCCGTCGTGGTGGATGACCACGAGATGGAAATCACCGAGGTGGTGCGCGGGCGCGACCTGCTGGTCTCGACAGCGCGGCAGATTCTGCTCTACCGCGCCCTCGGCTACCCAGAGCCGGAGTGGTACCACTGCCCGCTGGTGCTCGACCGCGAAGGCCGCCGCCTCGCCAAGCGCCATGACGCGCTGGCCGTGCGCACGCTGCGCCAGCAAGGCGTCACGCCGGCCGAGGTGCTGGGGCGATGA
- a CDS encoding XRE family transcriptional regulator, with the protein MNRKAADIHSGSSFDSFLEEEGMQEEVISAATKRVLAWQFEQEMARQQMTKRAMAAELKTSRSQLDRLLDPDNTAVSLEALARAAHVLGKRLVFEMADQEPHRHTRKSGKPRPAMRKPTAPAAAPATKRTRTQAR; encoded by the coding sequence ATGAATCGCAAAGCGGCGGACATTCACAGCGGATCGAGCTTCGACAGCTTTCTCGAAGAAGAAGGCATGCAGGAAGAAGTCATCAGCGCGGCCACCAAGCGCGTGCTGGCATGGCAGTTTGAGCAGGAGATGGCGCGTCAGCAGATGACCAAGCGCGCCATGGCGGCAGAGCTCAAGACCAGCCGTTCCCAGTTAGACCGCCTGCTCGACCCCGACAACACGGCCGTCTCGCTGGAAGCGCTGGCCCGCGCCGCGCATGTGCTGGGCAAGCGGCTCGTCTTTGAAATGGCGGATCAGGAGCCCCACCGGCACACGCGCAAGAGCGGGAAACCGCGTCCAGCCATGCGCAAGCCCACAGCCCCGGCAGCAGCACCTGCCACAAAGCGCACCCGCACGCAGGCTCGATGA